In Lentimicrobium sp. L6, one genomic interval encodes:
- a CDS encoding radical SAM protein: protein MGTFLFNEIIFGPVSSRRLGVSLGINLLPTDYKFCTFNCVYCECGWTLKADKKIKLPTTEEVKNELEKVLEEYADQGKEINSITFAGNGEPTIHPDFAQVIDDTIELRNLWMPEANISVLSNASQLNKTKVTDALKKIDQNILKLDAGTEETYRLINMAQEHLKFDKIVDYLKSFQGNLIIQTLFIRGSHNGKSFDNTTEEEVNAWLQLLKEIQPESVMLYPIERDTPAESLEKVSQETLERIAAKVEAIGIKTDVY, encoded by the coding sequence ATGGGAACTTTTCTTTTTAACGAAATCATATTTGGTCCTGTCTCTAGCAGAAGATTAGGGGTTTCTTTGGGCATTAATTTATTGCCTACCGATTATAAATTTTGCACTTTTAATTGTGTTTATTGTGAATGTGGTTGGACCTTAAAAGCGGACAAAAAAATAAAACTACCTACAACTGAAGAAGTAAAAAATGAACTTGAAAAAGTATTGGAAGAATATGCTGATCAAGGTAAGGAAATCAATTCCATTACCTTTGCAGGAAATGGAGAGCCTACTATTCATCCAGATTTTGCCCAAGTAATTGATGATACTATAGAACTCAGAAACCTATGGATGCCAGAAGCTAACATCTCGGTACTTTCTAATGCTTCTCAGCTCAACAAAACAAAAGTTACTGACGCTTTAAAAAAGATTGACCAGAATATTCTAAAACTCGATGCAGGAACAGAAGAAACTTATCGATTGATCAATATGGCTCAGGAGCATTTGAAGTTTGACAAAATTGTGGATTACTTAAAAAGCTTCCAAGGAAACCTGATTATTCAAACTCTTTTTATAAGAGGAAGTCATAATGGTAAGAGCTTTGACAACACTACTGAGGAAGAAGTAAATGCTTGGCTTCAACTATTAAAAGAAATACAACCTGAATCAGTGATGTTGTATCCAATTGAAAGAGACACTCCTGCTGAAAGCTTAGAAAAAGTTAGTCAAGAAACGCTAGAACGAATAGCAGCCAAAGTAGAAGCCATTGGAATTAAAACTGATGTTTATTAA